One stretch of Streptomyces sp. A2-16 DNA includes these proteins:
- a CDS encoding anti-sigma factor RsbA family regulatory protein codes for MTGPAEPFVHPALFYRDEQEYLAGVVPFVRKALAAGEPVAVAVPAERLGLLKAEIGAGEAVRFLDMREAGRNPGRIIPGVLRAFADAQPSGTRVSIVGEPIWAGRSATEYPACVQHEALINAAFQGREVTILCPYDTRRLDPQVVADAYATHPVVVDAGSGREEESPRYDFEGVHARYNAPLPPAPDVPAHAFVADVLGEIRHFASDAAERFGLVRPRLDDLALAVAELTTNSVVHGGGSGLLRVWAEDGYVVCEVRDRGHLTDLLAGRRPPTRDQYGGRGLLIVNLVADLVRVHTGPDGTTVRFWFAL; via the coding sequence GTGACCGGACCCGCGGAGCCGTTCGTGCATCCCGCGCTGTTCTACCGCGACGAGCAGGAGTACCTGGCCGGAGTGGTGCCGTTCGTCCGCAAGGCGCTCGCCGCGGGCGAGCCCGTGGCCGTGGCCGTGCCCGCCGAGAGACTGGGGCTGCTGAAGGCGGAGATCGGCGCCGGGGAGGCCGTACGGTTCCTCGACATGCGGGAGGCCGGGCGCAACCCCGGCCGGATCATCCCGGGAGTGCTGCGCGCCTTCGCCGACGCCCAGCCGTCCGGCACCCGGGTGAGCATCGTCGGCGAACCGATCTGGGCCGGCCGCTCGGCGACCGAGTACCCCGCCTGCGTCCAGCACGAGGCGCTGATCAACGCCGCCTTCCAGGGCCGCGAGGTCACCATCCTGTGCCCGTACGACACTCGCCGCCTCGACCCTCAGGTCGTCGCCGACGCCTACGCCACCCACCCCGTGGTCGTCGACGCCGGCTCCGGGCGTGAGGAGGAGAGCCCGCGGTACGACTTCGAGGGCGTGCACGCCCGCTACAACGCCCCGCTGCCGCCCGCCCCGGACGTGCCGGCCCACGCCTTCGTCGCCGATGTGCTCGGCGAGATCCGGCACTTCGCCTCCGACGCGGCCGAGCGGTTCGGACTCGTGCGGCCCCGGCTCGACGACCTGGCGCTGGCCGTCGCCGAGCTGACCACCAACAGCGTGGTGCACGGAGGTGGTTCGGGACTTCTCCGGGTGTGGGCCGAGGACGGGTACGTGGTGTGCGAGGTCCGCGACCGGGGTCACCTCACCGACCTGCTGGCCGGGCGCCGGCCGCCCACCCGGGACCAGTACGGCGGTCGCGGCCTGCTCATCGTCAACCTCGTCGCCGATCTCGTACGGGTGCACACGGGGCCGGACGGCACCACCGTCCGCTTCTGGTTCGCCCTCTGA
- a CDS encoding ANTAR domain-containing protein codes for MSSATHTSLAGRLNTLTIDGTVEGGRAVLVPRGDLIHGCADTLARTLARLPDDTVEVHLDMSAVAFMDTTGLQFLEVLDTYGRRRRARVTATGWGEQPQCVLEMAGLDPDDPLHGPGTLREPVPTVVILERAQQLDLLRTEVEQLREAILTRPVIDQARGVLMATHACSPDQAWNVLREASQLSNTKLRKVAAVVTAGAGGDGPLPPPKLREALRTAIDRCLN; via the coding sequence ATGAGCTCAGCGACACACACCTCGCTCGCAGGGCGACTGAACACCCTGACCATCGACGGCACCGTGGAGGGGGGCAGGGCCGTCCTCGTACCCCGAGGCGACCTGATCCACGGCTGTGCGGACACCCTGGCCAGAACCCTGGCCCGGCTGCCGGACGACACCGTCGAGGTCCATCTGGACATGTCCGCCGTCGCCTTCATGGACACGACGGGGCTGCAGTTCCTGGAGGTCCTCGACACCTACGGCCGCCGCCGGCGCGCACGGGTGACGGCGACCGGCTGGGGCGAACAGCCGCAATGCGTACTGGAGATGGCCGGTCTCGATCCCGACGATCCGCTGCACGGCCCCGGGACGCTCCGTGAGCCGGTGCCCACCGTGGTGATCCTGGAGCGTGCCCAGCAGCTGGACCTGCTGCGCACGGAGGTCGAACAGCTCCGGGAGGCGATCCTCACCCGGCCGGTCATCGACCAGGCGCGCGGGGTCCTGATGGCCACCCACGCCTGCTCCCCGGACCAGGCGTGGAACGTGCTGCGGGAGGCCTCCCAGCTCTCCAACACCAAGCTGCGCAAGGTCGCCGCGGTGGTCACGGCCGGTGCCGGGGGCGATGGGCCGCTGCCCCCGCCGAAACTGCGCGAGGCGCTGCGGACGGCGATAGACCGTTGTCTGAACTGA